From one Lolium rigidum isolate FL_2022 chromosome 4, APGP_CSIRO_Lrig_0.1, whole genome shotgun sequence genomic stretch:
- the LOC124648746 gene encoding chaperone protein ClpB1-like, which translates to MVAGTQYRGMFEERMKNVIRQAEYADGKIILFIDEMHMLLGSGGSLVHQSSTDAANMLKPALARGRIRCVGATTLDEYSKYIQKDAALERRFQKVHVEEPSTQATISILRGLKERYEKHHGLQIQDAALVATAQLAARYITGRQFPDKAIDLIDEACATAAKRMMQIGIQEKQVNTVLTTSPNAVKEANVGPDEVAQVVSRWTGIPVATLDQEEKDKLIHLASRLHERVVGQHEAVNKVARAVLRSRTGLDQPGQPIGSFLFLGSTGVGKTELAKALAEQLFDSEKMLVRIDMSEYVGAGSVWRLIGAPPGSSDHQDGGQLTEKVRRRPYSVILFDEVEKADPSVLNVFLQLLDDGMLTDGKGRLVDFKNTIIIMTSNLGSEHLLAGLSGESTMETARDLLMNQVRKHFKPELLNRLSAIIVFDPLSRDRLKEIVAIQMNSVIARVAAKGISLSTSDAALDVILSESYNPMYGARPIRRWVQENVVTAISEMLVRGEAGAGSMISIDALDDRKGLTYEVAREVVDPAVGLLGDSGGGNDGLAMATPVMNGETNTPHVTSGAGLNLYLPIKALLARFNT; encoded by the exons ATGGTGGCCGGGACTCAGTACCGCGGCATGTTCGAGGAGCGCATGAAGAACGTGATAAGGCAGGCCGAGTACGCAGATGGCAAGATCATTCTCTTCATCGACGAGAtgcacatgcttcttggctccggtGGCAGCCTGGTCCACCAGAGTAGCACCGATGCTGCCAACATGCTGAAGCCGGCGTTGGCCCGTGGTCGTATCCGCTGCGTGGGCGCGACGACTTTGGATGAGTACAGCAAGTACATTCAGAAGGACGCCGCGTTGGAGCGGCGATTCCAGAAGGTGCATGTTGAGGAGCCGAGCACTCAGGCAACCATTTCCATTCTGCGAGGGCTAAAGGAAAGATATGAGAAGCACCATGGCTTGCAAATCCAGGATGCTGCTCTTGTTGCTACCGCACAGCTTGCTGCCCGATATATCACAG GTCGTCAATTTCCTGATAAGGCAATTGATCTGATCGATGAAGCATGTGCCACCGCAGCCAAAAGGATGATGCAAATTGGCATACAAGAAAAGCAAGTAAACACTGTGCTAACTACCTCTCCAAATGCAGTGAAGGAAGCAAATGTTGGCCCTGATGAAGTCGCACAA GTTGTGAGCCGATGGACTGGAATTCCTGTCGCCACGCTTGATCAAGAGGAGAAGGATAAGTTGATCCACCTAGCAAGCAGATTGCATGAGCGAGTTGTTGGCCAGCATGAAGCCGTTAATAAGGTCGCGCGTGCAGTGTTGCGTTCTAGGACTGGCCTTGATCAGCCTGGCCAACCAATAGGCTCATTCCTCTTTTTGGGCTCTACTGGTGTTGGAAAGACAGAGCTTGCAAAAGCTCTTGCCGAACAGCTATTTGACAGCGAGAAGATGTTGGTTCGCATTGACATGTCTGAATATGTTGGGGCTGGATCTGTCTGGCGTCTCATTGGAGCACCTCCAGG CTCCTCTGACCATCAAGATGGTGGGCAACTGACTGAGAAGGTACGAAGGCGCCCATATAGTGTCATCCTTTTCGATGAGGTGGAGAAGGCAGATCCTTCGGTGTTGAATGTTTTTCTTCAGCTCCTTGATGATGGTATGTTGACCGATGGCAAAGGCCGGTTAGTAGATTTCAAGAATACCATTATCATCATGACCTCAAATCTGGGGTCAGAGCACCTACTAGCAGGACTGTCCGGAGAAAGCACAATGGAAACAGCAAGGGACCTTCTTATGAATCAG GTTCGGAAACACTTCAAGCCCGAGCTTCTCAACAGACTGAGTGCGATCATTGTATTTGACCCGCTTTCGCGAGACAGGCTAAAAGAGATCGTGGCAATCCAAATGAACAGCGTCATCGCCAGGGTAGCTGCCAAGGGCATCTCTCTATCTACAAGTGACGCCGCATTGGATGTCATTTTGTCGGAATCATACAATCCA ATGTACGGTGCAAGGCCTATAAGGAGGTGGGTGCAGGAGAATGTGGTGACGGCGATCTCGGAGATGCTGGTCAGAGGGGAAGCCGGTGCGGGCTCAATGATCTCCATTGATGCTTTGGACGACAGGAAGGGGCTGACGTACGAAGTGGCGAGAGAAGTGGTAGATCCAGCGGTGGGACTTCTCGGTGACTCTGGTGGCGGCAACGATGGTTTGGCCATGGCCACTCCAGTCATGAATGGTGAGACTAACACACCTCATGTCACTTCCGGGGCTGGCTTGAACTTGTATTTGCCAATCAAGGCTTTGTTGGCAAGGTTTAACACCTAA